In Oryza brachyantha chromosome 1, ObraRS2, whole genome shotgun sequence, the following are encoded in one genomic region:
- the LOC121056737 gene encoding disease resistance protein Pik-2-like, which translates to MESINGLLRHLAGTKERASDHQVRAWIKQVMELAYDSNNCVERYAQTRSGGPRRRKGFLGRLHRATVLPWAMVVRRRVATQIQQLKVRAHEVGERQQRYGVVVLPKTYSGVVIPSMRPPPPPSRA; encoded by the coding sequence ATGGAGAGCATCAACGGCCTGCtccgccacctcgccggcaCCAAGGAGCGTGCCAGCGACCACCAGGTCCGAGCTTGGATCAAGCAGGTCATGGAGCTCGCCTACGACTCCAACAACTGCGTCGAGAGGTACGCGCAGACGCGCTCAGgtggcccccgccgccgcaaggGCTTCCTCGGCCGCCTTCATCGGGCCACCGTCCTGCCATGGGCGATGgtggtccgccgccgcgtggccACCCAGATCCAGCAGCTCAAGGTTCGGGCGCACGAGGTCGGAGAGCGGCAGCAGCGGTACGGCGTCGTTGTCCTGCCCAAGACCTACAGCGGCGTTGTCATCCCAAGCatgcgcccgccgccgccgccatcccgcGCATGA